A stretch of Onychomys torridus chromosome 2, mOncTor1.1, whole genome shotgun sequence DNA encodes these proteins:
- the LOC118578536 gene encoding olfactory receptor 13C7-like: MDWANHTAVTGYVLLGLQEHHSLEIVLFVLCLGVYCTTLLGNSLLVGLIVLDPHLHSPMYFFLSNLSLIDICGTSSFIPLMLLNFLDVQRTISFPSCALQMYMTLALGATECLLLAVMAYDRYVAICQPLRYSELMNGQLCMQMAGMSWGTGFANSLLHSILVWRLPFCGHNVINHFFCEILAVLKLACGDISLNALILMMATAVLTMTPLLLICLSYIFILAAIFRIPSTAGRAKAFSTCSAHLTVVVIFYGTISFMYLKPKAKDPSVDKIITLFYGIVAPSLNPFIYSLRNMEVKAAITALLRGGLLTRKMSHF; encoded by the coding sequence ATGGATTGGGCAAACCACACAGCTGTGACAGGGTATGTCCTGCTGGGACTCCAGGAGCACCACAGCCTAGAGATAGTCCTGTTCGTGCTTTGTCTGGGTGTCTACTGCACCACTCTACTAGGAAACTCCCTCCTGGTGGGGCTGATTGTGCTGGACCCCCACCTGCACAGCCCCATGTACTTCTTTCTCAGTAACCTCTCTCTCATAGACATCTGTGGTACCTCTTCCTTCATACCTCTGATGCTACTCAACTTCCTGGATGTCCAAAGGACCATCTCCTTCCCCAGCTGTGCCCTGCAGATGTACATGACCCTGGCACTAGGTGCTACAGAGTGCCTGCTTCTGGCTGTGATGGCATACGACCGGTATGTGGCTATCTGTCAGCCACTTCGGTACTCGGAGCTCATGAATGGGCAGCTCTGCATGCAGATGGCAGGAATGAGCTGGGGGACAGGCTTTGCCAACTCGCTGCTGCATTCCATCCTCGTCTGGCGCCTCCCCTTCTGTGGCCATAATGTCATCAACCATTTCTTCTGTGAGATCTTGGCAGTGCTGAAGCTGGCCTGTGGGGACATCTCCCTCAACGCACTGATATTAATGATGGCCACAGCTGTCCTGACAATGACTCCACTCCTGCTCATATGCCTCTCTTACATTTTCATCCTGGCTGCCATCTTTAGGATCCCCTCTACCGCAGGCCGGGCcaaagccttctccacctgctCTGCCCACCTCACAGTGGTGGTGATTTTTTATGGGACCATATCCTTCATGTACCTCAAGCCCAAAGCCAAAGACCCCAGTGTGGATAAGATCATCACGCTGTTCTATGGGATTGTGGCACCCTCACTAAATCCCTTTATCTACAGTCTGAGGAACATGGAAGTGAAAGCCGCCATCACAGCCCTGCTGCGGGGAGGTCTGCTCACCAGGAAAATGTCCCACTTTTAA
- the LOC118577037 gene encoding olfactory receptor 13J1-like: MDTSNKTAASEFILKGFSGYPALEHLLFPLCSAMYLVTLLGNAAIVAVSILDARLHTPMYFFLGNLSILDICYTSTFVPLMLVHLLSSRKTISFTGCAIQMCLSLSTGSTECLLLAIMAYDRYLAICQPLRYPVLMSHRLCLMLAGASWVLCLFKSVTETVIAMRLPFCGHHVIRHFTCEILAVLKLACGDTAVSDAFLLVGAILLLPVPLTLICLSYMLILATILRVPSATGRRKAFSTCSAHLAVVLLFYSTIIFMYMKPKSKEARISDQVFTVLYAVVTPMLNPIIYSLRNKEVKEAARKVWGSRWACR; the protein is encoded by the coding sequence ATGGATACCAGCAATAAAACAGCAGCCTCTGAGTTCATCTTGAAGGGGTTTTCTGGCTACCCAGCCCTCGAGCACCTACTCTTTCCTCTGTGCTCAGCTATGTACCTGGTGACCCTGCTGGGGAACGCTGCCATTGTGGCCGTGAGCATCTTGGATGCCCGCCTACACACGCCCATGTACTTTTTTCTGGGTAATCTTTCCATTTTGGACATCTGCTACACATCTACTTTTGTGCCCTTGATGCTGGTCCACCTCCTATCATCCCGGAAGACCATCTCCTTTACTGGCTGTGCTATCCAGATGTGTTTGAGCCTTTCCACGGGCTCCACAGAGTGCCTGCTGCTTGCCatcatggcctatgaccgctaccTGGCCATTTGCCAACCACTCAGGTACCCTGTGCTCATGAGCCACAGGCTCTGCTTGATGCTGGCAGGAGCCTCCTGGGTACTCTGCCTCTTCAAGTCGGTGACAGAAACAGTCATTGCCATGAGGCTACCCTTCTGCGGCCACCATGTGATCAGACACTTCACCTGCGAGATCCTGGCTGTGCTGAAGCTGGCCTGTGGGGACACGGCTGTCAGCGATGCCTTCCTGCTGGTGGGTGCCATCCTCCTCCTGCCTGTACCCTTGACCCTCATATGCCTGTCCTACATGCTAATCCTGGCCACCATCCTGAGGGTGCCCTCAGCCACTGGACGCCGTaaagccttctccacctgctCCGCACACCTGGCTGTGGTCCTTCTCTTCTATAGCACCATCATCTTCATGTACATGAAACCCAAGAGCAAGGAGGCCCGTATCTCTGACCAGGTCTTCACAGTCCTCTACGCTGTGGTCACACCCATGTTGAACCCCAtcatctacagcctgaggaacaagGAGGTGAAGGAGGCCGCCAGGAAAGTGTGGGGCAGTAGATGGGCCTGTAGGTGA